In a single window of the Luteibacter rhizovicinus DSM 16549 genome:
- a CDS encoding glutathione S-transferase N-terminal domain-containing protein, protein MVQNARSRTALTLYTSADDIHCHRTRLVLAAKGVAYDRIILKSDQPTPDLLELNPYGTLPTLVDRDLTVYDPMIVVEYLDERYPHPPLMPIDPLSRARLRLATWRIENDWLPEIDAIGEGGKTADGARRRLREHLLQAVPLFRASRFFLNPEMSLIDCLVAPVVWRLSYLGVNLGNEGKPVVDYGERLFHSQGFARSLTPEERNMRPDFNFAPG, encoded by the coding sequence ATGGTCCAGAATGCTCGTTCGCGAACGGCTTTGACGCTGTACACCAGCGCCGACGACATCCACTGCCACCGCACGCGGTTGGTGCTGGCGGCCAAGGGCGTGGCGTACGATCGGATCATCCTGAAGTCGGACCAGCCCACCCCGGACCTGCTCGAGCTGAATCCCTACGGCACGCTGCCGACCCTGGTCGATCGCGACCTGACCGTCTACGACCCGATGATCGTCGTCGAGTACCTCGACGAGCGCTACCCGCACCCCCCCCTGATGCCGATCGACCCGCTGTCCCGGGCGCGCCTGCGCCTGGCGACCTGGCGGATCGAAAACGATTGGCTGCCCGAGATCGACGCGATCGGGGAGGGCGGCAAGACCGCCGACGGCGCCCGTCGCCGCTTGCGCGAGCACCTGCTACAAGCGGTGCCGCTGTTCCGGGCCTCGCGGTTCTTCCTGAATCCGGAAATGAGCCTGATCGATTGCCTGGTCGCCCCTGTGGTCTGGCGCCTGTCGTACCTGGGCGTGAATCTTGGCAACGAGGGCAAGCCGGTCGTCGACTACGGCGAGCGCCTGTTCCACAGCCAGGGCTTCGCCCGCAGTCTCACGCCCGAAGAGCGCAACATGCGCCCGGACTTCAATTTCGCGCCCGGTTAG
- a CDS encoding ClpXP protease specificity-enhancing factor — protein MTSNRPYLLRAIYDWISDNGLTPYVLVDAAQPGVKVPAHVVKNGQVVLNLAMRAVAHLDLGNDRIAFQARFSGVSQSIVIPMHAVLALYAQENGQGMMFPADENETLPTDGVEAADEAEAPAPSAGGDDDRPKRGAPHLRVVK, from the coding sequence ATGACCTCCAATCGCCCTTATCTGCTGCGCGCCATCTACGACTGGATCAGCGACAACGGCCTGACCCCGTACGTACTCGTGGACGCGGCGCAGCCCGGCGTGAAGGTGCCGGCCCATGTCGTGAAGAACGGCCAGGTCGTGCTCAACCTGGCCATGCGTGCCGTCGCGCACCTCGACCTGGGTAACGATCGCATTGCCTTCCAGGCGCGTTTCTCCGGCGTGAGCCAGTCCATCGTCATTCCGATGCACGCCGTCCTTGCGCTGTACGCGCAGGAAAACGGCCAGGGCATGATGTTCCCGGCCGACGAAAACGAAACCCTGCCCACCGACGGTGTCGAAGCCGCCGACGAGGCCGAAGCCCCCGCGCCGTCCGCCGGCGGTGACGACGATCGCCCCAAACGTGGTGCCCCGCACCTCCGCGTCGTCAAATAA
- the petA gene encoding ubiquinol-cytochrome c reductase iron-sulfur subunit, protein MANEVVDHGRRRFLTVTTAVVGGVGVVAAVVPFIKSWEPSARAKAAGAPVTVDISAIDAGQKVTFAWRSLPVFVVNRTTDQLAQLKGLEPRLLDPQSSNAEQQPKYATNETRSIKPEWLVVIGLCTHLGCVPDFVPDIKPEPFDANWKGGFYCPCHKSRYDLSGRVFSGVPAPKNLPVPPYHFVDDTHIQIGVDPKEAG, encoded by the coding sequence ATGGCGAACGAAGTCGTCGATCACGGGCGCCGTCGCTTCCTTACCGTTACGACAGCAGTCGTAGGTGGTGTGGGAGTGGTCGCGGCGGTCGTGCCCTTCATTAAGTCGTGGGAACCAAGTGCAAGGGCAAAGGCGGCGGGAGCGCCTGTCACGGTCGATATCAGCGCCATCGATGCGGGCCAGAAGGTCACTTTCGCATGGCGTAGCCTTCCGGTTTTCGTGGTCAACCGCACCACGGACCAGCTGGCCCAGCTGAAGGGCCTCGAGCCCCGCCTGCTGGATCCGCAGTCTTCCAACGCCGAGCAGCAGCCGAAGTACGCGACCAACGAAACGCGTTCCATCAAGCCCGAGTGGCTGGTCGTCATCGGCCTGTGCACTCATCTGGGCTGCGTTCCCGACTTCGTCCCGGACATCAAGCCCGAGCCGTTCGATGCGAACTGGAAGGGCGGTTTCTACTGCCCCTGCCATAAGTCGCGTTACGACCTCTCCGGCCGCGTGTTCAGTGGCGTGCCCGCACCGAAGAACCTCCCCGTGCCGCCGTACCACTTCGTGGACGACACGCACATCCAGATCGGTGTCGATCCGAAGGAGGCCGGCTGA
- the nadC gene encoding carboxylating nicotinate-nucleotide diphosphorylase, producing the protein MSSPDTRHLVDALPPASEILADVQRAFAEDIGPGDATADLLDPGATATAVLTCREDAVLCGAAWFETAFRQLDPDVRIEWLVHDGDRMRAGSTVCRLAGKARALVTAERSALNFLQLLSATATVTARYADAIAGTRTRVLDTRKTLPGLRRAQKYAVLCGGGTNHRIGLFDAMMLKENHIIAAGGIPAAVAAARRIHPALPLIVEVETLDELAQVLDAGADRALLDNFTPAMLTEAVAFTAGRMPLEVSGNVEIDTIRAIAQTGVDFISSGALTKNVRAIDLSLRLDVKHDGS; encoded by the coding sequence ATGAGCTCTCCCGATACGCGACACCTGGTCGACGCCCTGCCGCCGGCCAGCGAGATCCTGGCCGATGTGCAGCGCGCCTTTGCCGAAGACATCGGCCCGGGCGACGCGACCGCCGACCTGCTCGATCCCGGCGCCACCGCCACCGCCGTCCTCACCTGCCGCGAAGACGCCGTGCTCTGCGGCGCGGCCTGGTTCGAAACCGCCTTCCGCCAGCTCGATCCCGATGTACGCATCGAATGGCTCGTCCACGATGGCGACCGCATGCGCGCCGGCTCGACCGTCTGCCGTCTCGCCGGCAAGGCGCGCGCGCTGGTCACCGCGGAGCGCTCGGCGCTCAATTTCCTCCAGCTCCTCTCCGCCACGGCGACGGTGACCGCGCGCTACGCCGATGCCATCGCGGGGACGCGGACTCGCGTCCTGGACACGCGCAAGACCCTTCCTGGCCTGCGGCGCGCGCAGAAGTACGCCGTGCTCTGCGGCGGCGGCACGAACCACCGCATCGGCCTGTTCGACGCGATGATGCTGAAGGAAAACCACATCATTGCCGCGGGCGGCATTCCCGCTGCGGTCGCGGCGGCGCGGCGGATCCATCCGGCGCTACCCCTCATCGTCGAGGTGGAAACGCTGGACGAACTGGCGCAGGTCCTGGACGCCGGCGCCGACCGGGCGCTGCTGGACAATTTCACGCCGGCGATGCTGACCGAAGCCGTGGCCTTCACCGCCGGCCGGATGCCGCTCGAAGTCTCCGGCAATGTCGAGATCGACACGATCCGGGCGATTGCCCAGACCGGCGTGGATTTCATTTCCAGCGGGGCGTTGACGAAGAACGTGCGGGCGATCGATCTTTCGCTTCGGTTGGATGTGAAGCACGACGGTAGCTGA
- a CDS encoding S1C family serine protease, protein MKHAARTLAFIARFVVLGLAVAFIIGLFWPGSGAFLRQRFTAPAGITATTTGESPTSSPVSYADAVAKAAPSVVNIYANKMVTEQPRQLYSDPVLQRIFSVPTGPARTRRQQNLGSGVIVSDDGYVLTNNHVIANADDIQLLLYDGRVAKARVVGSDDETDLAVLKVDAGNLPAIHMTDPDRRPRVGDVVLAIGNPFGIGQTVTMGIVSAIGRQLNLSSLENFIQTDAAINFGNSGGALVNAHGELVGINTSLIGQAVGAEGIGFAIPVASARNVLDQIVQTGHVVRGWIGADYGVLPISADSGLPSAARGVVVNDVSPGGPAAIAGIQQRDVLLKIGGEDILDPSDLRRREASFKPGTAIEVSGLRSGAPFTSTITPSQRPPTAPMQALQTPAR, encoded by the coding sequence ATGAAACACGCCGCCCGCACGCTCGCCTTCATTGCCCGCTTCGTCGTGCTCGGCCTTGCCGTGGCCTTCATCATTGGCCTGTTCTGGCCAGGTAGCGGTGCCTTCCTCCGTCAGCGCTTCACCGCGCCAGCCGGCATCACGGCCACCACCACGGGCGAATCGCCCACCTCCAGTCCGGTCTCTTACGCGGATGCCGTGGCCAAGGCCGCGCCCTCGGTGGTCAACATCTACGCCAACAAGATGGTCACCGAGCAGCCCCGCCAGCTGTACTCGGATCCGGTGCTGCAGCGCATTTTCAGCGTACCCACCGGGCCGGCGCGGACACGGCGCCAGCAGAACCTGGGCTCGGGCGTGATCGTCAGTGACGATGGTTACGTATTGACCAACAACCATGTGATCGCCAACGCCGACGACATCCAGCTGCTGCTTTACGACGGCCGGGTGGCCAAGGCGCGCGTCGTCGGCTCCGACGACGAGACCGACCTGGCCGTGCTCAAGGTGGACGCCGGCAACCTGCCAGCCATCCACATGACCGATCCCGATCGTCGTCCGAGGGTGGGTGACGTGGTGCTCGCCATCGGCAATCCCTTCGGCATCGGCCAGACCGTGACCATGGGCATCGTCAGCGCCATCGGCCGCCAGCTCAACCTGTCCAGCCTGGAGAACTTCATCCAGACGGACGCTGCGATCAATTTCGGCAACTCGGGCGGCGCACTGGTCAACGCCCACGGCGAGCTGGTCGGCATCAACACCTCGCTGATCGGCCAGGCCGTCGGCGCCGAAGGCATCGGCTTCGCCATTCCCGTCGCCAGCGCGCGCAACGTGCTCGACCAGATCGTGCAGACCGGTCATGTGGTGCGCGGGTGGATCGGCGCCGACTATGGCGTGCTGCCGATTTCGGCCGACAGCGGCCTGCCCTCCGCTGCGCGTGGCGTCGTGGTCAACGATGTCTCGCCCGGGGGCCCCGCCGCCATCGCCGGCATCCAGCAGCGCGACGTGCTGCTGAAGATTGGCGGCGAAGACATCCTCGACCCGTCGGACCTGCGCCGGCGCGAGGCCTCGTTCAAACCCGGCACCGCGATCGAGGTCTCCGGCTTGCGCAGTGGCGCGCCGTTCACCAGCACGATCACACCCAGCCAGCGCCCACCCACGGCACCCATGCAGGCGTTGCAAACCCCTGCCCGGTAG
- the ybeY gene encoding rRNA maturation RNase YbeY — MSKLDVAVGYAAPRKGVPASASFRRWIEAALKGAKRRKATEVSVRIVDTEEGQALNLQYRGRDYATNVLSFPVELPPGVDLPLIGDLVICAPVVAREAAEQGKKPADHWAHLTIHGTLHLLGYDHIDEAEAETMEALETKVLAGLGISDPYLAPL, encoded by the coding sequence TTGAGCAAGCTGGACGTCGCCGTCGGCTATGCCGCGCCGCGTAAAGGCGTGCCGGCCTCGGCCAGCTTTCGTCGCTGGATCGAGGCCGCGCTGAAGGGCGCGAAGCGCCGCAAGGCGACCGAGGTCTCCGTCCGCATCGTGGACACTGAAGAAGGCCAGGCACTGAACCTGCAGTACCGCGGTCGTGACTACGCCACCAACGTGCTCTCGTTCCCGGTCGAGCTACCGCCCGGCGTCGACCTGCCGCTGATCGGCGACCTGGTCATCTGCGCCCCCGTCGTCGCCCGCGAAGCCGCCGAGCAGGGCAAGAAGCCGGCCGACCACTGGGCCCACCTGACCATCCACGGCACCCTGCACCTGCTGGGCTACGACCACATCGACGAGGCTGAGGCCGAGACGATGGAGGCCTTGGAGACCAAGGTTCTGGCGGGGCTGGGCATCTCCGATCCCTACCTGGCTCCTCTGTAG
- the miaB gene encoding tRNA (N6-isopentenyl adenosine(37)-C2)-methylthiotransferase MiaB produces the protein MSGKLFIKTHGCQMNEYDSAKMADVLLASHGLELTQDEAEADVILVNTCSIREKAQEKVFSQLGRWKAHKAGGKPVLIGVGGCVASQEGDAILKRAPYVDLVFGPQTLHRLPEMIEAQRASGKSQVDISFPEIEKFDSLPEPRAEGPTAFVSIMEGCSKYCSYCVVPYTRGEEISRPFDDVIVEVAQLAEQGVREVNLLGQNVNAYRGPMHDGDMADLSVLIHAIAQIEGIGRIRFTTSHPLEFSDSLIEAYANVPQLANYLHLPVQAGSDRILSAMKRGYTAIEFKQKIRKLRAVRPDICVSSDFIVGFPGESDDDFEKTMKLIDDIGFDQSFSFIFSSRPGTPAANLADDTPAEVKQARLARLQAAINENARKINEAMVGSVQRVLVEKPSRRNASEMSGRTENMRYVNFPGHARMIGQFVDVVITEAMSNSLRGRVRLDEEVALAS, from the coding sequence ATGAGCGGCAAGCTTTTCATCAAGACCCACGGCTGCCAGATGAACGAGTACGACTCGGCCAAGATGGCCGACGTCCTCCTCGCATCGCACGGTCTCGAGCTGACCCAGGACGAAGCGGAAGCTGACGTCATCCTGGTCAACACCTGTTCGATCCGCGAAAAGGCCCAGGAAAAAGTCTTCAGCCAGCTCGGCCGCTGGAAGGCCCACAAGGCCGGCGGCAAGCCGGTGCTGATCGGCGTGGGCGGCTGCGTCGCCTCGCAGGAAGGCGACGCCATCCTCAAGCGCGCGCCCTATGTGGATCTCGTGTTCGGCCCGCAGACCCTGCACCGCCTGCCGGAAATGATCGAAGCCCAGCGCGCCAGCGGCAAGTCGCAGGTGGACATCAGCTTCCCGGAGATCGAGAAGTTCGACAGCCTGCCCGAGCCGCGCGCCGAGGGCCCGACCGCCTTCGTCTCGATCATGGAAGGCTGCTCGAAGTACTGCTCCTATTGCGTCGTGCCCTATACGCGCGGCGAAGAAATCAGCCGTCCGTTCGACGACGTCATCGTCGAGGTGGCCCAGCTCGCCGAGCAAGGCGTGCGTGAGGTCAACCTGCTTGGCCAGAACGTCAACGCCTATCGCGGCCCGATGCACGACGGCGACATGGCCGATCTGTCGGTACTGATCCACGCCATCGCGCAGATCGAAGGCATCGGCCGGATCCGCTTCACCACCTCGCATCCGCTGGAGTTCTCCGACTCGCTGATCGAGGCCTATGCCAACGTGCCACAGCTGGCCAATTACCTGCACCTGCCCGTGCAGGCCGGCTCGGACCGGATCCTCTCGGCCATGAAGCGCGGCTACACGGCGATCGAGTTCAAGCAGAAAATCCGCAAGCTGCGCGCCGTACGTCCGGATATCTGTGTGTCGTCGGACTTCATCGTCGGCTTCCCTGGCGAGTCGGACGACGACTTCGAGAAGACCATGAAGCTGATCGACGATATCGGTTTCGACCAGAGCTTTTCCTTCATCTTCTCCTCGCGCCCCGGCACACCGGCCGCCAACCTCGCCGACGACACGCCGGCCGAGGTGAAGCAGGCGCGCCTGGCGCGCCTGCAGGCCGCGATCAATGAGAACGCCCGCAAGATCAACGAAGCCATGGTCGGCAGCGTGCAGCGCGTGCTGGTCGAAAAGCCCAGCCGCCGGAACGCCAGCGAGATGTCGGGACGCACCGAAAACATGCGCTACGTGAACTTCCCGGGCCACGCGCGGATGATCGGCCAGTTCGTCGACGTGGTGATCACCGAGGCGATGTCGAACTCCCTGCGCGGCCGTGTCCGCCTCGACGAAGAGGTCGCCCTCGCCTCGTGA
- a CDS encoding cytochrome c1, translating to MIKRYLSAMALALGLVVATIPAFAAEGGEGLPSAGTNVNDRASLQRGAKLFFNYCVGCHSLKYVRYSRLASDLGLSEEEVMTNLNFTGAKFGEPVISHMPADSAKTWFGKDPPDLSLEARAKGVDFIFNYLNSFYLDPSRPVGWNNTVFPNASMPNPLWELQGLQVAVHSEAKPGQESVVEKLELSQPGRLTPEEFKGATRDLATFLEYTAEPAVLERQSVGVWVVLFLALLTFLLYLVKHEYWKDVHENH from the coding sequence ATGATTAAGCGCTATCTATCCGCCATGGCCCTGGCGCTGGGCCTCGTCGTCGCCACCATCCCCGCCTTCGCAGCGGAAGGCGGTGAGGGGTTGCCTTCCGCCGGCACCAACGTGAACGACCGGGCTTCGCTGCAACGCGGTGCCAAGCTGTTCTTCAACTACTGCGTCGGCTGCCACTCGCTGAAGTACGTGCGCTATTCGCGGCTGGCCAGCGACCTGGGCCTGAGCGAAGAAGAGGTGATGACCAACCTCAACTTCACCGGCGCGAAGTTCGGCGAACCGGTGATCTCGCACATGCCGGCCGACTCGGCGAAGACCTGGTTCGGCAAGGATCCGCCGGATCTCTCGCTCGAAGCGCGCGCCAAGGGCGTGGACTTCATCTTCAATTACCTGAACTCGTTCTACCTCGACCCGAGCCGTCCGGTCGGCTGGAACAACACGGTATTCCCGAATGCCTCCATGCCGAACCCCTTGTGGGAACTGCAGGGTCTGCAGGTCGCCGTGCATTCCGAAGCCAAACCGGGCCAGGAGTCGGTAGTGGAGAAGCTCGAACTCTCCCAGCCGGGTCGCCTGACGCCGGAGGAGTTCAAGGGCGCGACGCGTGATCTCGCTACCTTCCTCGAGTACACGGCCGAGCCGGCCGTCCTCGAACGGCAGTCGGTCGGCGTGTGGGTCGTCCTGTTCCTGGCCCTGCTCACCTTCCTGCTGTACCTGGTGAAGCATGAGTACTGGAAAGACGTTCACGAGAACCACTGA
- a CDS encoding lytic transglycosylase domain-containing protein produces the protein MFAGTTVGYKDCKRLANMAPARPARPIALSSAAAPAFQAVEAPPSLKGVIGSVVLAPGRNDDPSASSAAAGNLAATNLPTASPALAGLTVESSVTTTAKALGPARVIAANPVTVADAVATSGRPAGATAAAANALPASKAPKGTWDYHESASTDLASMPAPEQPKGSRVLRGAVYRITRADGGVEYTNIPQAGGGGKGQSIKMLFTYIATCAACDVHSKIDWNSVALNLSAYGDAISSASNEFGVDEALLRAIIHAESAFNPRALSVAGAQGLMQLIPGTARDMGVLDAFDANQNIRGGARYLALLLKNFNGNERLAAAAYNAGPGAVQKYNGVPPYDETQVYVERVGQLRKRYGETLKSRPGTNVPLASRGS, from the coding sequence GTGTTCGCTGGAACGACGGTGGGCTACAAGGACTGCAAGCGGCTGGCCAACATGGCGCCCGCGCGACCCGCCCGACCGATCGCGTTGTCTTCGGCGGCGGCTCCCGCCTTCCAGGCCGTCGAGGCGCCGCCTTCGTTGAAGGGCGTGATCGGCAGTGTGGTCCTGGCGCCGGGGCGGAACGATGACCCGTCAGCGTCCAGTGCGGCGGCGGGCAACCTTGCAGCGACCAACCTGCCGACGGCCAGCCCGGCGCTCGCCGGCCTGACGGTGGAGAGTTCGGTTACCACGACGGCAAAAGCCCTCGGCCCCGCCCGCGTCATCGCCGCCAATCCGGTGACGGTGGCCGATGCCGTCGCGACATCGGGTCGTCCCGCGGGCGCCACAGCCGCCGCAGCCAATGCCTTGCCCGCCAGCAAAGCTCCGAAGGGCACCTGGGATTACCACGAGTCGGCCTCGACGGACCTAGCCTCGATGCCGGCCCCCGAACAACCCAAGGGCTCGCGCGTGCTCCGCGGTGCCGTCTACCGCATCACCCGCGCCGATGGCGGTGTCGAGTACACCAATATTCCGCAGGCGGGCGGCGGCGGGAAGGGGCAGAGCATCAAGATGCTCTTCACCTACATCGCGACCTGCGCCGCCTGCGACGTGCATTCGAAGATCGACTGGAACAGCGTCGCGCTCAACCTCAGCGCGTACGGCGATGCGATCTCCTCGGCCAGCAACGAGTTCGGCGTGGACGAGGCGCTGTTACGCGCCATCATCCATGCGGAAAGTGCGTTCAATCCGCGGGCACTTTCGGTCGCGGGCGCGCAGGGCCTGATGCAGTTGATCCCCGGCACCGCACGAGACATGGGTGTGCTGGATGCCTTCGACGCGAACCAGAACATTCGTGGCGGCGCGCGGTATCTGGCGCTGTTGCTGAAGAACTTCAACGGCAACGAACGCCTCGCCGCGGCCGCGTATAACGCGGGCCCGGGTGCGGTGCAGAAGTACAACGGCGTGCCGCCGTATGACGAAACCCAGGTGTACGTCGAACGCGTCGGCCAGCTACGCAAGCGCTACGGCGAGACGTTGAAGAGCCGGCCGGGCACCAATGTGCCCCTGGCCTCGCGCGGCAGCTGA
- a CDS encoding DUF3301 domain-containing protein — translation MASFSDLFWLMALAAGIASWYRLTRAREVAVRAAASLTKRHGLQLLDQSVGLRSIRLQGVDGVRRLERCYVFEVSEDGQSRESARLWMAGNDVVSFSLPMSDSPALETVVATDSIVHGANVISLADRRRLH, via the coding sequence ATGGCTTCCTTCTCCGATCTGTTCTGGCTCATGGCCCTGGCTGCTGGCATCGCCAGCTGGTATCGGTTGACGCGCGCCCGTGAGGTGGCGGTTCGCGCGGCGGCCTCGCTGACCAAGCGCCACGGCCTCCAGTTACTGGACCAGAGCGTGGGTCTGCGCTCCATCCGCCTGCAGGGCGTCGATGGCGTGCGGCGACTCGAGCGTTGCTACGTATTCGAAGTCAGCGAAGACGGCCAGTCGCGGGAATCGGCACGACTGTGGATGGCCGGGAACGACGTGGTGAGTTTTTCGCTCCCGATGAGCGATTCGCCGGCCCTGGAAACCGTCGTGGCGACCGATTCGATCGTGCACGGCGCGAACGTGATTTCGCTGGCCGATCGGCGGCGCTTGCACTGA
- a CDS encoding cytochrome b — translation MANLFDWVNERAPNLAPTFRKHMTEYYAPKNFNLWYYFGSLAILVLVNQIVTGIFLTMNYKTSALEAFNSVEYIMRDVEWGWLIRYMHSTGASLFFVVVFLHMFRGIMYGSFKRPRELVWILGMLIFLVLMAEAFMGYVLPWGNMSFWGAKVIISLFGTIPYIGPGLVEWIMGDFLPADATLNRFFALHVIALPLVLLLLVVLHLAALHEVGSNNPDGVDVKHGPKGNRWDASKPIDAIPFHPYYTVKDLVGVGFFLLIAAFIIFFAPTFGGWFLEHDNFTPANNLVTPTHIKPSWYFTPFYAILRMIPSFFGTAIWGVIGMFGSILMLALLPWLDRGEVRSVRFRGMGYRIALAVLVISFLSLGAVGAGVTAELIPEWFPGADATTIENAFGRVMTLAYFGFFVFIWVYTHFGFEKTKPVPERVTMHD, via the coding sequence ATGGCTAACCTATTTGATTGGGTCAACGAACGTGCGCCGAACCTGGCCCCCACGTTCCGCAAGCACATGACCGAGTACTACGCGCCGAAGAACTTCAATCTTTGGTACTACTTCGGCTCGCTGGCGATCCTGGTCCTCGTGAACCAGATCGTGACCGGCATCTTCCTCACCATGAACTACAAGACGAGTGCGCTGGAAGCGTTCAACTCGGTCGAGTACATCATGCGTGACGTGGAGTGGGGCTGGCTGATCCGCTACATGCACTCCACGGGTGCCTCGCTGTTCTTCGTGGTGGTGTTCCTGCACATGTTCCGCGGAATCATGTACGGCTCGTTCAAGCGTCCGCGCGAGCTGGTGTGGATCCTCGGCATGCTGATCTTCCTGGTCCTAATGGCCGAAGCCTTCATGGGCTACGTACTGCCCTGGGGCAACATGTCCTTCTGGGGCGCGAAGGTCATCATCTCGCTGTTCGGCACCATCCCCTACATCGGCCCCGGCCTGGTGGAGTGGATCATGGGCGACTTCCTGCCCGCCGATGCCACGCTCAACCGCTTCTTCGCGCTGCACGTGATCGCGCTGCCGCTGGTGCTCCTGCTCCTGGTCGTGCTGCATCTGGCCGCACTGCACGAAGTGGGTTCGAACAACCCGGACGGCGTGGACGTGAAACACGGTCCGAAGGGCAATCGCTGGGATGCCAGCAAGCCCATCGACGCGATTCCGTTCCACCCGTACTACACGGTGAAGGACCTGGTCGGCGTCGGCTTCTTCCTGCTGATCGCCGCGTTCATCATCTTCTTCGCGCCGACCTTCGGCGGCTGGTTCCTCGAGCACGACAACTTCACGCCGGCTAACAACCTCGTGACGCCGACCCACATCAAGCCGTCGTGGTACTTCACGCCGTTCTACGCGATCCTGCGCATGATCCCGTCGTTCTTCGGCACGGCCATATGGGGCGTGATCGGCATGTTCGGCTCGATCCTGATGCTGGCCCTGCTGCCATGGCTGGATCGCGGCGAAGTCCGCTCGGTACGCTTCCGTGGCATGGGCTATCGCATCGCCCTGGCGGTGCTGGTGATTTCCTTCCTGTCCCTGGGTGCGGTCGGCGCCGGCGTCACTGCCGAGCTGATTCCCGAGTGGTTCCCGGGTGCGGACGCGACCACGATCGAGAACGCCTTCGGTCGCGTCATGACGCTGGCCTACTTCGGGTTTTTCGTCTTCATCTGGGTCTACACGCACTTTGGCTTCGAGAAGACCAAGCCGGTTCCGGAACGGGTGACGATGCATGATTAA
- a CDS encoding PhoH family protein, producing MSQLIQRDFSLEPEDNIRLANVCGPLDEHIRQIELRLGVEIDHRGSTFRVIGDELTARAGEKVLRALYAAAEHETLNGQIINLHLAESGIDALADQAAESTQEVVIKVKRGVIKGRGPNQARYLHAITSHDINFGVGPAGTGKTYLAVASAIEALENNRVQRVLLVRPAVEAGEKLGFLPGDLSQKIDPYLRPLYDALYEMVGFEKVAKLIERNVIEIAPLAYMRGRTLNDSYVILDEAQNTTVEQMKMFLTRIGFGSVAVITGDVSQVDLPRHIRSGLRHAVEVLRGVDGISFTFFTSRDVVRHPIVARIVRAYEAFEQKDEAR from the coding sequence ATGAGCCAGCTCATCCAGCGTGACTTTTCCCTCGAGCCCGAGGACAACATCCGCCTTGCCAACGTCTGCGGTCCGCTCGATGAGCACATCCGCCAGATCGAGTTGCGCCTGGGTGTCGAGATCGATCATCGCGGCAGTACGTTCCGCGTGATCGGTGACGAGCTGACCGCGCGCGCCGGCGAGAAGGTGCTGCGCGCCTTGTACGCCGCCGCCGAGCACGAAACCCTCAACGGCCAGATCATCAACCTGCACCTCGCCGAGTCCGGCATCGACGCACTCGCCGACCAGGCCGCCGAGTCGACGCAGGAAGTGGTGATCAAGGTGAAGCGCGGCGTGATCAAGGGCCGCGGCCCGAACCAGGCCCGCTACCTGCACGCCATCACCAGCCACGACATCAACTTCGGTGTGGGCCCGGCCGGTACCGGCAAGACCTATCTCGCCGTCGCCAGCGCCATCGAGGCGCTGGAGAACAACCGCGTGCAGCGCGTGCTGCTGGTGCGCCCAGCCGTGGAAGCCGGCGAGAAGCTCGGCTTCCTGCCTGGCGACCTCAGCCAGAAGATCGATCCCTACCTGCGCCCGCTATACGACGCGCTCTACGAGATGGTCGGCTTCGAGAAGGTCGCCAAGCTGATCGAGCGCAACGTGATCGAGATCGCGCCGCTTGCCTACATGCGCGGCCGCACGCTCAACGATTCCTACGTGATCCTCGACGAAGCGCAGAACACCACCGTCGAACAGATGAAGATGTTCCTGACCCGCATCGGCTTCGGCTCGGTCGCGGTGATCACGGGCGACGTCTCCCAGGTGGATCTGCCGCGCCATATCCGCTCGGGCCTGCGCCATGCCGTCGAAGTGTTGCGCGGCGTGGATGGCATCAGCTTTACCTTCTTCACCTCGCGCGACGTGGTCCGCCATCCGATCGTGGCCAGGATCGTGCGTGCCTACGAGGCCTTCGAACAGAAGGACGAAGCCCGTTGA